A window of the Streptococcus sp. 116-D4 genome harbors these coding sequences:
- a CDS encoding GNAT family N-acetyltransferase has product MIRKVEMADVEVLAKIAKQTFRETFAHDNTEEQLQEYFEEAYSLRVLATELENPDSETFFIIHEEEIAGFLKVNWGNAQTERELENAFEIQRLYVLQKFQGFGLGKQLFEFALELARKNSFSWAWLGVWEHNTKAQAFYNRYGFEKFSQHHFMVGQKVDTDWLLRKKLR; this is encoded by the coding sequence ATGATTAGAAAAGTAGAAATGGCAGATGTTGAGGTGTTGGCTAAAATAGCCAAACAAACCTTTCGTGAAACATTTGCTCATGATAATACAGAAGAGCAGTTACAGGAATACTTTGAAGAGGCTTATAGTCTGAGAGTTTTGGCAACTGAGTTGGAAAATCCTGACTCCGAAACCTTTTTCATTATACATGAAGAGGAGATAGCTGGTTTTCTCAAAGTCAACTGGGGAAATGCTCAAACTGAGAGAGAATTAGAGAATGCTTTTGAAATTCAACGCCTCTATGTGCTACAAAAATTCCAAGGATTTGGACTAGGTAAGCAACTGTTTGAATTCGCTCTTGAACTTGCTAGAAAAAATAGTTTTTCCTGGGCTTGGCTAGGTGTTTGGGAGCATAATACAAAAGCTCAAGCATTTTATAATCGATATGGTTTTGAAAAATTTAGCCAACATCATTTTATGGTTGGTCAAAAAGTAGATACGGATTGGTTACTGAGAAAGAAATTAAGGTAA
- the pheS gene encoding phenylalanine--tRNA ligase subunit alpha, whose translation MSTIEEQLKALREETLASLKQISAEKEKELQDLRVSVLGKKGSLTEILKGMKDVSAEMRPIIGKHVNEARDVLTAAFEEAAKLLEEKKVAAQLASESIDVTLPGRPVATGHRHVLTQTSEEIEDIFIGMGYQVVDGFEVEQDYYNFERMNLPKDHPARDMQDTFYITEEILLRTHTSPVQARAMDAHDFSKGPLKMISPGRVFRRDTDDATHSHQFHQIEGLVVGKNISMADLQGTLQLIVQKMFGEERQIRLRPSYFPFTEPSVEVDVSCFKCGGEGCNVCKKTGWIEIMGAGMVHPRVLEMSGIDATVYSGFAFGLGQERVAMLRYGINDIRGFYQGDVRFSEQFK comes from the coding sequence ATGTCAACTATTGAAGAACAATTAAAAGCGCTTCGTGAAGAAACGCTAGCTAGCTTGAAGCAGATTTCTGCTGAAAAAGAAAAAGAGCTGCAAGATTTGCGTGTCTCAGTCCTTGGTAAAAAGGGTTCGCTTACGGAGATTCTTAAAGGGATGAAAGATGTTTCTGCTGAGATGCGTCCAATCATTGGGAAGCACGTCAATGAAGCTCGTGATGTCTTGACAGCTGCTTTTGAAGAAGCAGCTAAACTCTTGGAAGAAAAGAAAGTCGCTGCTCAACTGGCTAGCGAGAGCATCGATGTGACACTTCCAGGTCGTCCAGTTGCGACGGGTCACCGTCACGTTTTGACACAAACGAGTGAAGAAATCGAAGATATCTTTATCGGGATGGGTTACCAAGTCGTGGATGGTTTTGAAGTAGAGCAAGACTACTACAACTTTGAACGCATGAATCTTCCAAAAGACCACCCTGCCCGTGATATGCAGGATACTTTCTATATCACAGAAGAGATCTTGCTCCGTACTCATACATCTCCTGTGCAGGCGCGTGCTATGGATGCCCATGATTTTTCAAAAGGTCCTTTGAAGATGATCTCGCCAGGGCGTGTCTTCCGTCGTGACACGGACGATGCAACCCACAGTCACCAGTTCCATCAAATTGAAGGCTTGGTTGTTGGGAAGAATATTTCCATGGCAGACCTTCAAGGAACCCTTCAGTTGATTGTCCAAAAGATGTTCGGTGAAGAGCGTCAGATCCGTCTGCGTCCATCTTATTTCCCATTCACAGAGCCATCTGTTGAAGTGGATGTTTCCTGCTTCAAGTGTGGCGGAGAAGGCTGTAACGTATGTAAGAAAACTGGTTGGATCGAAATTATGGGTGCCGGTATGGTTCATCCACGTGTCCTTGAAATGAGTGGCATCGATGCGACTGTTTACTCTGGCTTTGCCTTTGGTCTAGGTCAAGAACGTGTAGCTATGCTCCGTTACGGAATCAACGATATTCGTGGATTCTACCAAGGGGATGTCCGCTTCTCAGAACAGTTTAAATAA
- a CDS encoding phosphatase PAP2 family protein, protein MKDKQTFLMKGSFALLLFVILGYMVKFYPETLVGFDQPIQTAVRGDLPDYLTILFRAITRLIDIPVIITWVVIAAFLFYRKRWKIESFFMLGNLALAGLLIVTFKNIYQRPRPAILHLVEEKGFSFPSGHSLAVTLMVGSLIVILSQRMKDPVWRKIVQIVLGLYLVSVLVSRVYLGVHYPSDVLASLCVGLGVLFIEFPFYDKLRFQWRFKGKQK, encoded by the coding sequence ATGAAAGATAAACAAACATTTTTAATGAAGGGCTCTTTTGCCCTTTTACTTTTCGTTATTCTTGGCTACATGGTCAAATTTTATCCTGAAACGCTGGTCGGTTTTGACCAACCGATTCAGACGGCTGTGCGAGGAGACTTGCCAGATTACTTGACTATTCTTTTCCGAGCCATCACACGCCTGATTGATATCCCAGTGATTATCACTTGGGTTGTCATCGCAGCCTTTCTTTTTTATCGTAAGCGATGGAAGATAGAAAGTTTCTTCATGCTGGGAAATCTGGCTTTGGCAGGTCTTTTAATCGTGACCTTTAAAAATATCTACCAGCGTCCACGACCAGCTATTTTACACTTGGTTGAGGAGAAGGGATTTTCTTTTCCAAGTGGCCATTCTCTGGCTGTAACCTTGATGGTCGGTTCTCTGATTGTGATTCTTAGTCAGCGGATGAAAGATCCGGTCTGGAGAAAAATCGTGCAAATCGTCCTCGGTCTCTACCTAGTCAGTGTACTGGTATCAAGGGTCTATCTGGGAGTTCATTATCCATCAGATGTCCTTGCCAGTCTCTGTGTGGGTTTGGGAGTCCTGTTTATCGAATTTCCCTTCTATGATAAGCTCCGCTTCCAATGGCGATTTAAAGGCAAGCAGAAGTGA
- a CDS encoding ECF transporter S component has translation MTNTRRLSTIAILSAISFVLMYFDFPLLPAASFLKIEFSILPVLVGLVVMDLPAALGVLLLRSLLKLLLNSQGVNTYIGLPMNIVALGIFVIVFALIWKKERTTLRFLLGSLAGTIGLTVAMLVLNYVYAVPLYAKFANFDIGKILGLSNYLMTMVLPFNLIEGVIFSVSFWLLYVLLKPTLKHYER, from the coding sequence ATGACAAACACACGTCGACTTTCGACCATTGCGATCTTATCAGCCATCTCATTTGTGCTGATGTACTTTGACTTTCCGCTTTTACCAGCGGCGTCCTTCCTCAAGATCGAATTTAGTATCTTGCCAGTCCTTGTGGGTCTGGTGGTCATGGATTTGCCTGCTGCTCTAGGAGTTCTCTTGCTTCGCTCACTCTTGAAATTGCTTCTTAACAGCCAGGGAGTGAATACTTACATTGGTTTGCCGATGAATATCGTAGCTTTGGGAATTTTTGTCATCGTATTTGCTTTGATTTGGAAAAAGGAACGCACAACCCTTCGCTTCCTACTAGGCTCTCTAGCTGGGACTATTGGTTTAACTGTAGCAATGTTGGTTCTCAACTATGTTTACGCTGTTCCTTTGTACGCTAAGTTTGCTAACTTTGATATTGGAAAAATTTTGGGACTTTCCAACTACCTAATGACCATGGTATTACCTTTTAACTTGATTGAGGGTGTAATCTTTTCCGTTTCATTCTGGTTGTTGTACGTCCTTTTGAAACCAACCTTAAAACACTATGAAAGATAA
- a CDS encoding tRNA (cytidine(34)-2'-O)-methyltransferase — MTNHIVLFEPQIPQNTGNIARTCAATNSPLHIIKPMGFPIDDRKMKRAGLDYWDKLEIYFYESLDDFMSQMKGRLYLISKFAEKVYSEVDLSTDEDHYFLFGREDKGLPEDFMREHPEKALRIPMNDEHVRSLNVSNTVCMIVYEALRQQNFAGLELVHTYEADKLK, encoded by the coding sequence ATGACAAATCACATTGTATTATTTGAACCTCAAATTCCACAAAATACAGGCAATATCGCGCGTACTTGCGCTGCGACCAATTCTCCCCTCCACATCATCAAGCCAATGGGCTTTCCTATTGATGACCGTAAGATGAAGCGGGCTGGATTGGATTATTGGGATAAACTAGAGATTTATTTTTACGAGAGTTTGGATGATTTCATGTCTCAGATGAAGGGAAGACTCTATCTGATTTCGAAATTTGCTGAGAAAGTGTATTCTGAGGTGGATTTATCGACTGACGAAGACCATTATTTTCTCTTTGGACGTGAAGACAAGGGTTTGCCGGAGGACTTTATGCGCGAACATCCTGAAAAGGCTCTTCGTATTCCCATGAATGATGAACATGTCCGCAGTCTCAATGTGTCTAATACCGTCTGCATGATTGTCTACGAAGCCCTCCGCCAGCAGAACTTTGCAGGTCTTGAGCTCGTTCATACCTATGAAGCAGATAAATTGAAATAA